The stretch of DNA TTTGCTTTTCCGTATAATTCGCCAACAACATCCCAGTTAATTACGTTAAAGAATGCAGAGATGTAGTCTGGACGACGGTTTTGGTAGTTTAAGTAGTAAGCATGCTCCCAAACGTCTAAACCTAAAACAGGAGTTTTACCTTCCATTAATGGAGAGTCTTGGTTTGGAGTGCTTGTTACTTCTAATTCACCGTTATTTACTACTAACCATGCCCAGCCAGAACCGAAACGAGTAGTAGCAGCTTTTGTGAATTCTTCTTTGAAGCTTTCTAAGCTACCAAATTTACTGTTAATTGCATCTGCTAATTCACCAGTCGGTGCATTAGATCCACCTGGAGTTAAAAGTGTCCAGAATAAACTGTGGTTTGCATGTCCACCACCGTTATTTCTAACAGCTGTACGGATGTTTTCAGGAACAGCGTCTAAGTTAGAAATTAACTCTTCAACAGACTTACTTTGTAAATCTGCATGTCCTTCTAATGCAGCATTTACATTTGTTACGTAAGTGTTATGGTGTTTTGTGTGGTGAATGTTCATTGTTTCCTTGTCAATATGTGGTTCTAATGCATCATAAGCGTAAGGTAATTGTGGTAATTCGTATGCCATTTTAAATCTCCTCCTAATTTATGTACAAATTTTGAACTAATTAGTTCCAATTTCAGATTACCAAAATTTAATCATTGTTTCAATCAATCTGCTCTTAAACATACCTATATTTTACTAATTCTTTTTCTTCTATTCATCTTACAATTAAATAGAAAGTTCTTTAGACAATCGATACATACTTTCATCGATTTTATGAGGCATAGAAAAAACTTCATCAAAAGAGTAATCTACAATTTCGCTTTTTTCCATTCCTACTGCTCTTCCTGCTTTTCCTTCTATTAATAATTCTACAGCCCTGCCAGCAAGCCTACTTGCAAGTACACGGTCAAATGCAGTTGGAGATCCCCCTCTTTGAATATGACCTAATACAGACACTCTTGTATCTAAGTTAGTTTTTTCTTTTAATTGTTTCGCAAATTCCATTCCGCTACAAACGCCTTCTGCCACTATTATGATTGTATGTTTTTTTCCACGTTCTTGTCCTTGTCTTATACGATTAGCAACATCATCAATAGTAGTATCAATTTCAGGAATAATAATAGTTTCCGCTCCTCCAGCAAGGCCAGCCCACAATGCAATGTCACCGGCATGCCGCCCCATCACTTCAATAATAAAGGTACGTTCATGAGAAGTAGCAGTATCCCGAATCTTATCAATAGAATCTAACACCGTATGAAGTGCAGTATTAAAACCAATTGTATAGTCCGTACCTGCAATGTCATTGTCAATTGTACCTGGTAAACCGATACAAGGAAAACCATGCTCTGTTAATTTTTGTGCACCTTTGTATGAACCGTCTCCACCTATTACAACTAGACCTTCTATCCCTCTCTCTTTTAACTGTTCAATCCCTTTTTTTTGACCTTCTAGCGTTTTAAACTCTTCACATCTGGCAGTATAGAGCATTGTTCCACCACGATGAATAATATCACCCACTGAACCAAGTTCTAGCTTTTTTATATTTCCAGATATAAGCCCAGCATATCCTTGATATATACCATAAACATTTATATTGTGATAGATTGCTTTTCTCACTACAGCTCGAATTGCTGCATTCATTCCAGGAGAATCTCCACCACTAGTTAACACGGAAATTGCTTTCATCATTATCACCCTTTTTTTACATAACTTTCCCTATTGCGGTAATTTTATTAGAAATATTACTAGTGTGGATTAAAGTTAGGTAAATGTACTCACTTTATTCAATCGAAAAACACTATATCAACCTTAATACACTTTAAGGAGATATAGTGTCTTTATTTTCTCTTACTTTTCATTTTCTGTATAATATTCCTTTAAATCATCTTGAGCACTATTCTTTGTTAATTCCGTACCATTACTATAAGCTGCTCTAGTTAATAAATGACTTGTAACTGGTGCCGTAAGGAATACAAAGATAATACCTAGTAATAATCTTATACTAAAATAACCATTGTAATAGGCAAAAAACAAGAAAACTGCAAATAATGTACACATAACACCTAGCGTCGCACTTTTTGAAACAGCATGAGAACGTGTATAAATATCTGGTAAACGAATTAGCCCTAAAGCACTCAAAAGAGTAAACATTACTCCTATTATTATGAGGACAGATAATACTAACTCAACTATCATGTTTTCGTTCAATGACAGTCCCCCTCTCAATAAATCTAGCAAATGAAATAGTCCCAACAAAGGAAAGAATACCAATTAATAAAATTACTGTAAAATAAGCAGTTGTATTTACGATTATACAAAGTACGGCAACAATAGCAACTAAAACAAATCCAATAAAATCAAGAGCTAAAACTCTATCAGCCATGGATGGTCCTTTTACAACTCTAAAAAGGGCGATAATGATGGAAGCAGTCAACAATATTAAGCTAAACATAAGTACAGTAGTTAGCATTATCGTGTTACCTCCTTTATCAACTTTTCAAATTTTACTTGTGCTCTTAAAACACTTTCCTTCGATTCAGGAATATCCATTGCATGTACGTACATTCTATTGGAATCAGGGGCAATTTCCATAACAACAGAACCAGGAGTTAATGAAATCAATAAAGCTAAAAGTGTTAATTCTAACTCACCCTCTAAATCAGTCTCCAACGTGAAAATACCCGGTGTTATATCCATCTTTGGTTTTAAAATTTGTTTGACAACTAATATACTGGACGTCCATAGTTCCAGTACAAAAACAAATAATAATTTGATCGCCGCAAATAAAGTATATAGATAGAAAGTGTCAGAAACGAATCTTCTCAAACTGTATAGAATTACGATTCCAACAATATATCCGCTAATAAATGTAATTGTGTCCCAGCTGTTTTGTAAAAACATCCATAATATAGCGATTAAAATATTGATAAATATTTGAAAAGGCATAAGCCCCCCCCTTTCAGCATGACCTAGAATAACATCAATTTCTTCCGCCTATAACCGCATCAATATATTGAATAGGGTTTAATAAGCTATCAACTGCAATATTTACATAGGGAGCGAGTAATTCTCCGCCTAAACCAAGTGATATTGTTAAAAAAGTTAATACAGCGATCGGAAGCATAATACCCTTCGTAGAGCCTTTTTCCATTTCTTCACTTATTGTTGTTTCGCCTAAAAATCCGTACAAAAATATTTTAATTACGGAATACAATACCATTAAACTACTTATTAATCCGATAGCACCTAACCAAGTTAGATTCGCCTCAAAGCTTCCTTCCGTAATAAATATTTTACCTAAAAATCCACTTAACGGTGGAATACCTGCAAGAGATAGCGCTGTAATGAAATACATCCAGCCAAGAGAGGGATGAAGCCTTATTAAACCGCTTATGTCCTTAAGATTACTAGTACCTGTTAGCGTGATAACCGTACCAATTATTAAGAATAGCAACGCTTTTATTATAATGTCATGTACTAGATAATAAATGGAACCTGTCAAACCAACTGCTGTAAATGAAGCTAGCCCCACTATAATAAAACCAACACCTATTATGACATTGTAACCGATAATTTTTTTTAGATCCCAATAAGCTATGGCACCAATTGCACCAAAAATCATCGTTATAGCACCTAAAATACCAATTATTAAATGGGTAATGTGTGGTTCATGATAAAATACTAATGTAAACATTCGAAAAATCGCATATATTCCTACCTTGGTCAATAGGGCAGCAAATATTGCAGCAACTGCTGTTGGGGGGGCACTATAAGAACCGGGTAACCAGAAAAATAAAAACAATGCAGCCTTCATACTAAACACAACTAAAAATACAATTGAAACTGTTGTTAGCAATCCATCTTGACCTACTTCAGCAATTCTCATAGATATATGTGCCATATTTAGTGTACCTGTAATTGCATACAGATAAGCAATTCCAACTAGAAATAAGGCCGAGGATACGATATTCACGAGTACATATTTTACTGTTTCTCGTAACTGAATTTTAGTGCCACCATGGGAAATTAATATATAGGAAGCAATCAGCATTACTTCAAAACAAACAAATAGATTAAATATGTCTCCTGTAATAAATGACCCATTTACACCAACAATTAAAAATAAATAAAACGGATAGAAAAAGTACCTCTTTCTACTTTCTTCAATAGATTTAGATGCATAAAGAATTCCTGCTATCGCAACAACGCTTGTTGTAATAACTAGTATCATACTAAACATATCTGCAACCATCGATATACCAAAAGGTGCACTCCATCCCCCAACTTGTACTGTTTGAATACCGCTTTCTTTTACTTGATAAGCTAAATAAGCAGCCGATATACCAGTTAATGATAAAGAAATCAAACTTAGTAAAAATTGTAGCTTAATATTCCTTCTAAACAATATTAAAAATAATCCTGTAATCATTGGTATGATGATTGGTAAAATAACTATATTATTCATCTTCTATACCTCGCAATTTATCCGTATCATCTGTTCCCAATACTTTATATGTTCTAAACCCAATAACTAAAAACAGTGCAGTAACTGCAAAATTAATTACGATAGCTGTTAACACAAGTGCCTGCGGCAAGGCATCTGTAAAAGAAGTTGTATCGCTACCTAATAATGGTGGGCCTCCTTTTTTCAAACCACCCATTGTTAAAATTAAGAGATGAACTCCATGACTAATGACCGAAGTACCTAAAATAATCCTTATTATACTTTTCGATAATATTAAATAAGTACCAGCCGTAAATAAGAGTCCTATTACGATTGCCATAATTGTTTCCATCTAATCAGCCTCACTTATCGACAAAATAATCGTGACTGCAGTACCTATTACAGCTAAGGCAACTCCAATATCAAAAATAACTGCAGTAGCTAATTCAGTTTCACCAAATAAAAATAAATCAAAATAATCATAAGTGTGGCTTAAAAAAGGATAATTAAAAACTAGAGAACCTAGACCCGTTAATACAGCAATAATGACTCCAATTGCTGTCATCTTTTTATAGTCAATTGGTATGTTTTTTTGGATCGTCTCTATATCAAAAGTGATAAACAATAAGACAATTCCCGCAGCTAAAGAAAGTCCTCCGATAAAGCCTCCCCCAGGATTATGATGTCCTGCAAAGAAAAGGTGGATAGAGAATGTAAAAATAATTACAACAACTGCTTTAACAATTGCTCCTAAAAAAAGATCATTTCGTTTCATCTCTATCCCTCCTTTCTAGATTTAATTTCACTAACGTATATACACCTAAACCAGCGATACATAAAACTAATATCTCTAACAGAGTATCTACACCTCTAAAGTCTACAAGTATTGCGTTCACTATGTTTTTTGCTCCTGCTAATTCATAAGCATTTTCAAAATAGTTAGAGATAGGCTCAAATAATCTATTACCATTTGCTGCAAGTGCTACAATGGTAACTGTTACCCCTACTCCGATAGAAATAATCCAATTCGTAGTGTTATGACGTACTTTACTTTTCTGCTTACGCAATTCAGGCAAATGATAAAAGCAAAGTAAAAATAAAGCCGCAGTAACTGTTTCTACCACAAGTTGTGTCAGCGCCAAATCTGGTGCCCTAAACACGACAAACAATAGGGAAACAATATATCCTAGTGCTCCCACACCAATAACAGCAGTTAGCCTAGAATTGGTAAATAAAATCAGCAGTGTAGATATAATAATACCAAATAGCAACACACCCTCATAAATGCTAATAGGAGCATCGTTAGACATATCAAATGAGATACCGTTTAATAACCAAGCTGTACCTCCTACTAGAACGATAAATGCAAACATTATATACACTAAATAATCTCTTATAAGACCTGTCATGTATCGATCTGTAATTTTTTTAGATGTTGACTCAGCTTTTACTAAGCTTGCATTGTAAATATTATTTAACGTTATTGCATTCGGGTATAAATAAAATAATCTAGACCACTTTTTATACGTTTTATACAATAGTGTCCCGAGAACTGCAACACCTATTGTCATGTATAACTCTGTATTCCACCCGTGCCACGCTTTAATATACAGCCCTTCTATACCACCTTCGAGATGTGGTAATACACCTATTAATGCAGGCTGCATTATATAGGTTAGAAGTTCATTCGGAAAAATAAAGATGATGACTACTAAGCTCGCTAGCACTATTGGTGAAATTAACATTCCAATAGGTGCCTCGTGAACTACTTTGTCTAGCTTCTCTGGCTGATGTTTTCCAAGAAACGTTTTGAAAACAAGTATCATACTATAAATAAATGTAAATACACTAGCTATCCAAATAATGATTAGAAGTAACGTTCCAATATTAGAAATACCAAACTGACCATGCTGAGTAACCTTTAAGAAACTTGTAAAGAACATTTCTTTACTCAAAAACCCATTAAATGGTGGGAGCCCTGCCATGGAAAAACTTCCTATTAAAGCTAAAGTGAAAGATATAGGCATTAGTGAAATAAGCCCACCGAGTTTCCTAATATCACGCGTTCCAGTTTCATGATCGATAATTCCAACGACCATAAATAAACTTCCTTTAAATGTCGAATGATTTATAAGGTGGAAAATAGCAGTTAAAATTGCTAATGCAAATACCTCCGCTTCACTTCCCACTTCAAAATACATCGCTGCTGAACCTAATCCTAATAAACTCATAATTAAGCCTAATTGACTAATCGTGGAGTATGCTAATAATGCTTTTAGATCCACTTGTTTAACAGCAGTTAGAGATCCATATATTAAAGTAGTTACCCCAATAATCGTGATGATCCAAAACCACTCCATACTTCCACCAAAAACAGGTGTAAATCGAGCTACAAGATATATACCCGCTTTTACCATCGTAGCAGAGTGAAGGTATGCACTAATAGGGGTTGGTGCTTCCATCGCATCAGGTAGCCATATACTAAATGGAAACTGTGCTGATTTTGTAAAAGCACCTAATAGTATTAAAATCATAGATGGTACAAACAACGGATTAGATACAATTTCCATTCTTGATTGCCAAATTTCACGAATGCTGTACGTATCAGCCATCATTGACAGCATAATAAAACCAGCTAACATCGCTAAGCCACCAAAAACGGTTATTAATAACGATTTTTGTGCTCCATAACGAGAAGCTTTACGTTGATACCAATAGGCAATAAGTAGAAAAGATGAAATACTTGTTAATTCCCAGAAAACATATAGTATTATGATATTATCTGAAAAAACTAAACCTAGCATAGCCCCCATAAATAGTAGCAAATAAACATAGAAATTATGTAGAGCTTCTTTTAGCTTAGACATATAGTATATGGAGTATAAAATGACCAAAGCACCGATACCGGCAATGAGCAATCCGAACACTAAACTTAAACCATCAATGTATGCAGTAAAATTCAAATCATACGATGGAATCCACGGAACGGTCACTAATATGTTTTCCATATTGTAAATACTAGGTACTACGGAAAGTAAATATATAAAGATAACAGTAGGCACAACTAACACAAACCACCCAGTATGTATACGCGGGTTGAATATTTTATATAGTGCAGGTACTATTATCGCAAAAATAAATGGTAAAAATATCATTAAAAGTAACCAATTCATCAAATTCCTCCTAACAAACTAACAAATCCCATTGACTTACAAGTAAGGCATAAGCTATATTCATACATATATTCAAATTACCATTAGGTAACTAATTTCCTTTGAGGTGAAAATCAATTGATAAAAAAAGTAAAAAGTCGAATGGACGAAAGTATTTTAGTATGTGTTTATTATGGTCCAAACGGTGAAAGATTAATAAAAAGAGGCGCCAAAATCGCAAACATGCTTGATTGCCCATTTTATATTGTTACTGTTGATCCAAGTCCTTTTGATGAATTAGATGCAGAAAAGACGGATTACATCACAAAATGGAAAAATCTTGCTGAGGCAAATAATGCCGACGAGTTTATAATTAAAGATAATGAAAAAAGACCGTTTGCTAAAGTTATTGGTGAGGTTGCTAGAGAAAAACATATAACACAAATCGTTCTTGGCCAAACAGCACAAAGTCGCTGGGAGCAAATAGCAAAAGGTTCAATTATTAATACTTTAATACGAGAGATTCCGTTTATAGACCTTCATATCGTGTCAGTTGCAAGAACATTAAAAGAGCAAGGTGAAATGTATGAAAAAGGATGTCGGGCATATCTTGTGAAAGAAGATGAAAACTACCTTTTAAGCTTTAAATTTTCACCTCATGTCGAATATGAAGGTATTTTCTTTAAAGAGATAGGTACTGACTTCAATAACGGGTTATTTAAATTTATAAAAGGGACAGAAACAATACAAGTGCATGTAACTGAGGATATAGTTAATGACAAATATACAGATTTATTAAATAAAGATCTAGACGAAAAGCACTAACCTCACCGCCTCCGATAATGGGGGCTTTTTTCTTTAACATTTATAAAAGTTAAAGACTCATCTTTCCTAATTATGATAAACGAGCTTACCCATGCGAATTTACATGGTAACTTATCTTATAGATTTACATCCACTTTAACTGGATAATTATCTGACTTACAAATACCTAGATATCTAAAAGTTTCTGCTGGGGTTTGATGGTTATAGATCGACATTAGTATAGAAATTGCTATACCTTTTTTATAGGCATGATAGCCAAATGTTTTCCTTAACGTGTGAGTACCGATTTTCTCTGTAATTCCTGCTTCCCTGGCTGCATGATTAATAATTCGGTAAGCTTGTTGACGTGTTATTGGTAGATTATTTTTCTTGGATTTAAAGATATATTCATCTAGAAAAACTTCATTCTTCGTATTTAAATATAATTTAACTGCATCTTCTATCTTGCTATTTAAGTAATATTTTTTTACTTCTTTATGTTTTTCATCATATAATTGTAAAAAATCTTTTGTTTGTTCCCCTTCCCAAATATCACTAATTTTCAATAATAACAAGTCACTTATATTGAGACCAGTATTTATACCAAACACAAATAATAAGTGATCTCGTTTTGATTGTTTTTTTAGTATTTCTTTTATCCGATTTATTTGGTCAACCCTTTTAATTGGCACAACATATTCCATTATAGAGCCTCCTGTGCGTTAGTTACACAAGTAAAGATTATCATAATTTGTGTAACATAACAATTATTTTACACTCATTTTTTTTGATTTATTGTTATAAATAGGTTTATTTTTTCACTTAACAAGCTGGCTAAACTACCGCTTTATTTCCTGTAATCCTCGAAAAAAACAATAATAGTGGTAAAATTAAAATAAAAAAATAACGTCACTATTACTAATGTTACAAAAATGTGAAACTTCATTTATTGGAGGAAAAACATTATGCAACTTCTATCAGTATAAATGCCTAGACCATAATAGTCTCATTTGTTATAGAAAGGTTTAAAGGATCAGGTGTACCGATATATATAAGTAGAGTGTCATTTATAAATGAATAAAATATAGGAGGAATCTTTATTGTTAAGTAACATTAACCCTAGAAAAGTTTTAATTATACTTTTCACCATCGCTACTATTGTATTTGTATATATTAATTTTTCTGTTTTTTCACCAGTACTTTTTGCTCTTTTAACAGCAATCATTTTTGAACCTTTTATCAGGCTGTTAAAAAAGCAGTTAAAATTTAAGAGTAGAATTATCCCAGTACTTATTACTTTTTTACTGTTTATTTTAACTAGTACGGGAGTTATTTATATTACACTCACTCGAATTTTAAAATCATTCAATGAATGGATGACACTCTTACCTAGATATGTGTTGGATATTCAAAATTCTATAGACGCATTAATTTTAAAAGTAAATGATTTAATTTATGAATTACCTCAACACGAACTAGTTATTAGAGAGATGAATAAACAAGCAGAAGGTTTAATTGATTTAGTGTTAAAATTAACATCTCATTTCGCTTCTTTAGTCGGTTCATGGCTACAAGCTGTTCCTAATTTTCTATTTGTATCTTTAGTTTATTTAATTACGTTATTTTTATTTAGCTTAGATTTACCAAGATTATTTCGATTATTACTCAGTTTGTTTAGCGAAGAAACAGCTAACAAAATGCAGATTATTTTCACTCGTCTAGGAAAGGTGTTTATGGGATATTGGAAGGCCCAGCTTATTATGAGTATTGGGGTTTTTATTATCACTTATATTAGCTTGCTATTTATCACACCGAAACAAGCTCTAATTATGGCGTTCATTATTTGGATAGTGGACATTATCCCGTTATATATTGGACCTGCGCTCGTCTTGATTCCATGGGGCTTACTTATGATTATTTTAGGTAGTTCCGCTACCGGAATTCAACTAATGGTCCTTGCCATTGCTTTAACAATTATTAGAAGAATTGTTGAACCAAAAATTTTAGGAGACTCGATCGGCCTTGCAGCCCTACCAACCATTTTAACTATGTATTTTGGGTATGTTTTCTTTGGAGTGCTGGGCCTTATTTTCGGTCCGTTTGTATATATCGCTATGTTAAGTATAAAGGAAACAGGATTATTTGAAAGGAAGAAACAAATAAAGGATTAGGTTATTAGATAAACCAGTTGGTCGAGAGGCCTTTTTAGAGGAAGCGAACTACGTTAGTTATCTTATGTGATATTTACCAGTACGTACTTTTAGCATGAGTCTTTTTTCATACTTAGATACAAAAAAAAAGTCAATAAAATTTCGACTTCTTTTTTGTATTCAAGGAACAAATAATGACCCTATGTATAGTCGGACATAGGGTCATTAATATTGAACTTTTATATTTCCAATTGTTATGTATGGCGGAGGAAGAGGGATTCGAACCCCCGCGGGCTTTAACACCCCTGTCGGTTTTCAAGACCGATCCCTTCAGCCGGACTTGGGTATTCCTCCAATATATCTTGCTAAAAAAATGGACCCTGCAGGACTCGAACCTGCGACCGGACGGTTATGAGCCGTCTGCTCTAACCAACTGAGCTAAGGGTCCTCTTAAGTTGGTAGCGGCGGAGGGGATCGAACCCCCGACCTCACGGGTATGAACCGTACGCTCTAGCCAGCTGAGCTACACCGCCTTAAAAATAGAATATGAGGATTCAACTGCACTCGTCAGCTTATCAACATTTCTATTGTATCAGCTAACTGCCACGTTAGAGACATATACCAATTTAACACGGGAGACCGTCTCTGTCAACAGTTTGTAACTAATAAATTTTTCAAAAGTTTATAAAACGACAATGAAGAAATAAATAATCATAATTGCTTGAACTATCCCTTTAACAATAGCACTACTAAATAATCCTACTACCGATCCTACCCCAATTTTAATAGATGTTTTTATATCTTGCTTTTTTACTAATATTTCTGCAATAATTGCACCTAAAAATGGACCTAAAATAAAACCTGCCACTGGTATGACAAAAGGACCAATAATAATACCTATTGTACTCCCCCAAATGGATGCATTACTTCCACCAAATTTCTTTACACTAATAATATTTGCTAAATAATCAGCTATAAATAGTAATAGTACAAATACACCTTGAAAAAGCCAAAACCATATATTTAAAGAAGCAAACGAAAATGCAAAACCATATAGAAGGAACGCGCCAACAATAAAAAAAACACTCGGTATGATAGGAAAAACTAAGCCAATGAACGCAACAACGAACAGCCCAATTATTAATATCCAATATAATAATTCCATTTTTGACCGCCCCCTATAAATATCAATCATTTCCCTCTATGCAAACGTATCAGTCTTTCTTAATACAATTAGAGAAAAGAGCGAGATACCCTCGCTCTTCTACAATTAATATGTTCCGTGGTCTTCGCCTAACACTGCTTCTGCAATATTTACAGCATGATCACCGATACGCTCTAAGTTACTAACAATATCAACGAATACGATACCAGCCTGTCCAGTACATACCCCTTCATTTAAACGTAATATATGTTTTTTACGTAAGCTTCTTTCCATTTTATCTATTTTTTCTTCTTTCAACATTACATCTTTAGCAAGTTCTAAATTACCAGTGTTTAAGGCTTCTACTGCTTCTTTTACAGTAGAAATTGTAAGAGTAAACATTTCATTTAAATCTTGTTCTGCATTTTCTGTTAATGAAACTTTGTTAGAAATTTGATAATCAACCAACTCTAATATATTTTCAAAATGATCACCTATTCGTTCGATATCTCGAACTGTATCCATCAACATAGAATGCTCTTCTGATTCGTGAGCAGATAAAGAACTAGATGATAATTGAATTAAATAATCCGTAATTTTTCTGTCTAAATTATTTATAGCATCTTCTAATTGAAAGGCTGAATCTGAATGTTTTTGAGAAGAAGAAATTAAATATGCCTTCGTTTCTTCTAAACCGACAACTGCGAAGTTACCCATACGTACTACTTCTTCTTTCGCTTGTCCTAAAGCAAGAGATGGTGATTGCTCAATAAATATTGGATCTAAATGTTTTGCTTTATATTCAAAAATACGGTCTTCCCCAGGAATTATTTTAGTTACCATTAAAACTAATAGAGCAATAAAAGGGAATTGTATGATCACGTTAGAAACGTTAAATATTCCGTGAGCAAATGCAATAGTCATCTCTGGATTCAAACCTAGGCTAGATTGAATGATTTCGATAAGTGCTCTAAACGGGCCTAAAATGATTAGAACAATAATAGTACCAATAATATTAAACAATACATGTGCTAATGCTGCCCTTCTAGCAGCTACACTTGCACCTAATGATGCTAAAACTGCTGTAATAGTTGTCCCTATATTATCTCCAAATAATACGGGTAGAGCAGCCTTCAAATCAATAGCACCTTGACCATATAATTCCTGAAGGATACCTATTGTTGCACTTGAACTCTGCACGATAACAGTAAATATAGTACCAACTACGACACCAAGTATCGGTTGTTCGCTCATGGAAACTGTTAAATCATAAAATGCTTGTAAGCCTGCTAATGGCTTTAACCCGTCTCCCATAATTTTTAGCCCTAAGAAAAGGGCACCAAAACCGAATACTATTTGTCCTAAATATTGTAGTTTCTTCGCTTTAAAGAAGAAAAGCAGGATAGCTCCCGCTGCAATTATAGGAAGAGCATAGTCAGTAATTTTTATTCCAATAATGAAGGCCGTTACAGTAGTACCAACATTGGCACCCATAATTACCCCTACAGCTTGGCGTAATGACATAAAACCGGCACTTACTAGACCAACTGTTAGCGCTGTAGTTCCTGAGCTTGATTGAATCAAAACTGTCACAAGAATACCTGCTAATACACCCATAAATGGGTTCGTTGTCATACGATCTAAGATGTCACGCAGTTTATCACCTGCTGATTTTTGTAGTCCGTCTCCCATATATTTAATACCAAAAAGGAAAATACCGAGACCACCTATAAATTCAAATATCGTTCTCTGAACGTCGATTTCCAAAAGTAACAACCCCTTAATCCAAATGAAATATTTTCGACATTAATCGACAGCAACCAACATAGCTTGGCCCTTCATAATTATTAACGAATAATTAATGAAATGTAAATAGAACTAGAGTAAAATTTACAATATCTTTACAAAGTAATTTACAATTAAAAATAATATAGATTTTCGTTTACTATCAGTATCTAATCAGATAACATTAAATTGTAAAAAAAACGGTAAAAGGATGGGTAATCATGAATATTTTTAAACAATTTATAAAGAGCCTATATTCTCCTAAAGAGATGGCTAACTTTTATCAACAAGGAATCGGGAAAACGATATTGTA from Sutcliffiella cohnii encodes:
- a CDS encoding superoxide dismutase; its protein translation is MAYELPQLPYAYDALEPHIDKETMNIHHTKHHNTYVTNVNAALEGHADLQSKSVEELISNLDAVPENIRTAVRNNGGGHANHSLFWTLLTPGGSNAPTGELADAINSKFGSLESFKEEFTKAATTRFGSGWAWLVVNNGELEVTSTPNQDSPLMEGKTPVLGLDVWEHAYYLNYQNRRPDYISAFFNVINWDVVGELYGKAK
- the pfkA gene encoding 6-phosphofructokinase, whose translation is MKAISVLTSGGDSPGMNAAIRAVVRKAIYHNINVYGIYQGYAGLISGNIKKLELGSVGDIIHRGGTMLYTARCEEFKTLEGQKKGIEQLKERGIEGLVVIGGDGSYKGAQKLTEHGFPCIGLPGTIDNDIAGTDYTIGFNTALHTVLDSIDKIRDTATSHERTFIIEVMGRHAGDIALWAGLAGGAETIIIPEIDTTIDDVANRIRQGQERGKKHTIIIVAEGVCSGMEFAKQLKEKTNLDTRVSVLGHIQRGGSPTAFDRVLASRLAGRAVELLIEGKAGRAVGMEKSEIVDYSFDEVFSMPHKIDESMYRLSKELSI
- the mnhG gene encoding monovalent cation/H(+) antiporter subunit G; the encoded protein is MNENMIVELVLSVLIIIGVMFTLLSALGLIRLPDIYTRSHAVSKSATLGVMCTLFAVFLFFAYYNGYFSIRLLLGIIFVFLTAPVTSHLLTRAAYSNGTELTKNSAQDDLKEYYTENEK
- a CDS encoding Na(+)/H(+) antiporter subunit F1; protein product: MLTTVLMFSLILLTASIIIALFRVVKGPSMADRVLALDFIGFVLVAIVAVLCIIVNTTAYFTVILLIGILSFVGTISFARFIERGTVIERKHDS
- a CDS encoding Na+/H+ antiporter subunit E; translation: MPFQIFINILIAILWMFLQNSWDTITFISGYIVGIVILYSLRRFVSDTFYLYTLFAAIKLLFVFVLELWTSSILVVKQILKPKMDITPGIFTLETDLEGELELTLLALLISLTPGSVVMEIAPDSNRMYVHAMDIPESKESVLRAQVKFEKLIKEVTR
- a CDS encoding Na+/H+ antiporter subunit D; the encoded protein is MNNIVILPIIIPMITGLFLILFRRNIKLQFLLSLISLSLTGISAAYLAYQVKESGIQTVQVGGWSAPFGISMVADMFSMILVITTSVVAIAGILYASKSIEESRKRYFFYPFYLFLIVGVNGSFITGDIFNLFVCFEVMLIASYILISHGGTKIQLRETVKYVLVNIVSSALFLVGIAYLYAITGTLNMAHISMRIAEVGQDGLLTTVSIVFLVVFSMKAALFLFFWLPGSYSAPPTAVAAIFAALLTKVGIYAIFRMFTLVFYHEPHITHLIIGILGAITMIFGAIGAIAYWDLKKIIGYNVIIGVGFIIVGLASFTAVGLTGSIYYLVHDIIIKALLFLIIGTVITLTGTSNLKDISGLIRLHPSLGWMYFITALSLAGIPPLSGFLGKIFITEGSFEANLTWLGAIGLISSLMVLYSVIKIFLYGFLGETTISEEMEKGSTKGIMLPIAVLTFLTISLGLGGELLAPYVNIAVDSLLNPIQYIDAVIGGRN
- a CDS encoding Na(+)/H(+) antiporter subunit C, with protein sequence METIMAIVIGLLFTAGTYLILSKSIIRIILGTSVISHGVHLLILTMGGLKKGGPPLLGSDTTSFTDALPQALVLTAIVINFAVTALFLVIGFRTYKVLGTDDTDKLRGIEDE
- a CDS encoding Na(+)/H(+) antiporter subunit B; this encodes MKRNDLFLGAIVKAVVVIIFTFSIHLFFAGHHNPGGGFIGGLSLAAGIVLLFITFDIETIQKNIPIDYKKMTAIGVIIAVLTGLGSLVFNYPFLSHTYDYFDLFLFGETELATAVIFDIGVALAVIGTAVTIILSISEAD